A window of Miscanthus floridulus cultivar M001 chromosome 12, ASM1932011v1, whole genome shotgun sequence genomic DNA:
TCCACCCGTGATTGGGGTTGTCGGTACCATTGCGCCGCCGTGTTGAGGGTCGCTTGGGCCTCCACATCGTGGCCCGCTTGTGCTGAGGCCACGCCGAGGCCGCCGAGCTTGCTCGCACcgcagcgagagagagagagagggagtggagGAGTAGCATTGGAGGCAGCAAGAGAGAAAAGCCGAGGCAGGGAGGCACGCAAGAGAGGAGCGGTGACTGATATTTTCCAAGGCACACATGCGGACGGTACAGGTACAGACATGGGTGGATCGGGGTCCGTCTGAAGAGAGAGATTTGCGGCGGCTAATATTTTGCAAGGCACACGTGCGGACGGTACAGATACAGGCACAGTGGATGGGGGGCGTCCGTCGCGTGGGAGCATTGCCGGAAACTGAAGCCAAAACTAAAAATTGAACAACCGTGTAAAAAGAGTCATACCCTAAATCCAGGCTTCGCACCCAATAAAGACATGTTTGGAatgtgaaaaaaaaaattctagtAGTGTGTTTTTTCTATAAAATCAAACTAATTTATATGCATTGGCGGACGTACggggggggggctgggggggctgcagcccccccccccccccccccccgtgggcTGCAAAAATTTTTTAACAGGCTTTAGCCCAGCCCAAAACTCACGGCCAGCAGAGGCGCAGAGCAGACCGCTTCTGGCTTCTCCTCGCGCAGGCGCAGCatcgcgccccgccgccgcccgccgcgcctCCTCGCGGGATCGCGGCTCGCCTGCTCGCGCGTCGCGCCTCCCCTCGCTCCTCGCCCCCTCGCGGCCTCGCCCCCCTCCCGCCCCCCTCTGCTCTGCGCATCGGCCAGCGGCCCAGCGCCCAGCGACAGCGAGGACGGGCACCGCCGCGCCGGGAGGCCGGAGCCAGCAGCGTGCAGCCGGCAGCCTGTAGCCAGCGAGGACGGGCGTCGGCGTCGCAGTGGTGGTGGTTGCCCTCGTCGTCTCCCTCTGCTAGTCTGCTTCATCGTCAGCCATCTCACGGGGACGACACAGTTGGGTGGCGGCTCCCAGCTCGCTTCAGGTAATAAGCTCAACTACTGCTTCGTAGCCAGATGTTGTGGTAGACTGACGCAGGATCCGATTGCAGCTTGTGGTAGACAGGCTGACAGGTTGAGAATTTTTTTTCAGTCAGTGATCCGATTGGTTTTACTTTGCAGTTGTAGAATGGAAAAATTTTTTGCTAAGAAAGATGCTTCTACTTCTACTCAAGAGAGTCGGGTTGTGCAAAAAAGACCCCGCATTGAGCTTGATATGAATGATATAGTTGCTGATCCAGGTCTTAGAAAGCCAATTGATGAATTCCACCATGATATTAGGGATGATGCTAGGAGAGCATATTTACAGATGAGTCCATATCAACCAAATTGTGAGTATGAAAGAACAGCGGGTAAAACTCAAACTAGAGGTTTTGTTAAATCATGGTTTACTCAATTTGATTGGTTAGAGTACAGTCCTGCCAAGGATGCAGCCTATTGCTTTTATTGCTACCTCTTTAAGCCAACACCAGCAAGCAATTTTGTTGATAATGAGACATTCACCAGAGTAGGGTTCAAAAATTGGAAAAAGGGAAAGGCTTCTTTGCTGAAGCATACTCAATCAATTGATGGCTACCATAGTGCAGCAAGAAAACGAGCAAATGATTTCAAAAATCAAAGGCAAAGTGTAGAACATGTGTGGGCAGTAACAACtgcagcagaagaggaggcatatAAAGCTCGTTTAACTATAATGTTAGGCATTGCTAGATTTCTTCTTTTGCAAGCTCTGGCATTTCGTGGGCATGATGAGTCTAAAACATCTAAAAATAAAGGGAACTTTTTGGAGATGCTTGATTGGTATAGAAAGAAGGATCCTAAGGCTGCACTTGTGATAGCTGAGAATGCTCCAGGGAATAATCAAATGAATTGTCCAACAATTCAAAAAGATTTGGTAAGGGCTTGTGCAGAGGAGACAAGTGAATTAATTAAGAGTGAAATTGGAGATCGTTGGTTTgcggtgcttgttgatgaggctCGTGATGCATCAATTAAGGAACAAATGGCCGTGGTTGTGAGGTATATATCATCTATTCGTGTATTTCATTTCTTTTGTTTTGTGGCTTCCAATTAACACTATGTTTCCTTTTGTTTTATAGGTTTGTCAATGATAAAGGAAGTGTGATTGAGAGGTTCCTTGGCCTACAACATGTTTCTGACACCACATCATCTTCACTGAAGGAAGCATTGGTTTCTATGCTTGCAAGATACGGGTTATCTATAGCCAAGGTTAGAGGACAGGGATACGATGGAGCTTCAAACATGAGAGGGCAGTTTCATGGGTTACAAAGGCTGGTATTGAATGAAAACCCTTTTGCTTTTTACATCCACTGTTTTGCTCATCAATTGCAGCTTGTGGTAGTTGCTGTAGCCAGATGTTGTGCTTCAACTGATGATTTCTTCAATTATGTCACTTCAGTTGTCAATACTGTTAGTGCTTCTTGCAAGAGAAAAGATCAACTTCTCCAAAAACACCATGATACTCTTGTTCAGCAATTAGATAGTGGTGAAATATCTCCTGGGAGAGGGAAAAACCAAGAAACTAGTCTTGCTAGGCCTGGTGATACACGATGGGGTACACATCACAAAACATTAGTACGTCTTATGCTCATGTGGGAACCTGTGCTTGAGGTGTTAGAGAATATTAGTGATGATGGTACTGATGGGGAAAAAAAACTATAGCATCTGGATTGATAGAAAAAATGGAGTCATTTCAATTTATGTTCATATTGCATCTGATGATTAGAGTATTGGGGATAACTCAAGACCTATCACAATGTTTGCAAAAGAAAAATCAAAACATTGTTCGTGCAATAGGATTGATTGGTTCTGTGATGAGAAATATAAATGCCATGAGGGAAAATGGTTGGGATGATCTTTTAGAGAAGACAAAAGCATTTGCTGCCAAACACAATATAGACATTCCTAATATGGAAGATATGATACCAATGAGAGGTCGTTCAAAATGTCGTGGAGCCAAATATGTGACCTACTACCATCATATTCATCATGGGATTTTCAATGTTGTCCTTGATCAAATAATTTGTGAGTTGAACAATCGATTTCCAGAAAGATCAACTCAACTATTGAGATGTGTTGCTTGTCTTGATCCGACAAATGAGTTTGCCAACTTTGAGATAGAGAAATTAGTTGAGCTTGCTAAGATTTATTATGCTGACTTTAGTGATTATGAATGTGAAAAGCTAAGAACTGAGCTTGAAAATTTCATGGATGAAGTCAAACATGATGAAGAATTTTGCTCTTGTATTGATCTTGGTGGCCTTGCTGAGAAGATGGTTAAAACTGATAGACATACATATTTTCCTTTGGTGTATCGCCTCATTGAGCTTGCATTGATATTGCCCGTGGCAACAGCAACAGTTGAAAGAGCCTTCTCTGCTATGAATATTATCAAGACCGACAGGAGgaataaaatgaatgatgattggATGAATAATAGCATGATATGCTATATTGAGCGGGATTTGTTTGCATCCATTGAAGATGATAAAATTTTAAAGCGCTTTCAAGGCTTAAGAAACCGTAAGATAAACTTGCCACCTAAGGTCCCAAGGTGCGTATTGTTTTAGAGCTTTTCTTTGTATTTGTTATCTTGGTTATTGAAGAAGTGTTTGACATTTAAAAATTATGTAGCATTGAGCGTGGCGGTTCAAGTGGTGTGAATTCTTGAAGATGGAAGACTTGTATTTGGTACTTTTCTATGCTTATTATCATAATTCTATGTATCTTTGACTTTGAGCACTTTGAATCAATTATCTAATTCTATGCTTATTAGTGTACTGTGTCCAACGAGCAAATTTTTTTTGGCCTATGTTgtttagcccccccccccccccccttggtccgtttctggatccgccactgtTTATATGTGCATGATTTCTACGAAATTTCTATAAAATCAAATTAATTCATATGGCTATGGTCTAGGTGACCTACGGAGTATTCACGTACGACAACTCTTGGTTTTTATAGGcgcaaaaaaaaaactcttgGTTTTTATTCACTTGCCGTTCCAATCGAGAGCCAAGACGGGTCGACAGCTCGTGGATCTCGTGCGCGTCCTATCCTAACAGTGAACTGGCCCCCGATCGTGGTGGCTGCATCGGCGTCTTTCTCGGACGGCTGGGCCCTGCCCACGTTCGCAGCCACAGCCCACAGACAATGGCCATGTTAGTTTGTGTCATGTCGTACTATTTTaacaaataaataatatttttctctctatTAGTGAATAGTGCTTTCCGTAATGATTTTTTCGCAAAACGAACAGGATAAATGTCGTCCCGTCgtccctcctccttcctctcctgaCATGGGCCTCAGATAGCCTGTGGAAGATTAGATGCCACATGCCACGACGCTAATCACAGTGCAGACAGGTTTGACTAACTGCACCTAGGGATAAAAACGATACTAATATTTTAGACCGAATTTATTTAGAGAGAtttagatctgtccgtatccgagtccagatatTCAATGTTCGATaccgtatccaaatactcaaatcgcatatttgcGATGTCAATACCCAATAATATCATATCCAACATAGTTAATATTATCCGTATTCAAATTCGAATACGAACAGAAATATAATCCGTGTCCTATCCATTTTCATACCGTTTCAGGCAAATGTGGAAGGTTGAGCCAAATCAAGTAGCACAAGCGATCAgagattaaaaaaaaagaatGTGGGCGGCAGAATAAAGAAAGCACCCAAACGGCTTTGCTGACCGATGTGCCATAGGATTCGTTTCTTACGGGAGGTGTGTTTGATGAGAACGGGTCGGGGGTAAACCTTACGGCCAAGTCCCCATCTCCACTTCTCCGGATCCACCCATCAGCCACGAACAAGGACGCCTTCCCGGCGTtgccagcaccagcagcagcagcttctagTTTCAGCAGCCACCAACCAACCACAGCGAAACAACACGGAACAGGAGCGGGGAGAGCTGAAAcacctctctctcgctctctaccTCTGAGACCTCAGTCCCTCTCCCTCATAAACGACGACGAGGAGCCCGTACGTACTCCGCAAGCTTCTCAGTTCACGCTCTCTAGTCTCTCCTCCAGGTACAGGCTCCAGCAGCCTGAGCTGTTCGTAGCGAGCACGAGCTGCCACCGTACGGCCGGGGCAGAAGCGGATCGGAGGAGGAGAAGCAGAGCGAGATGGGGCTAGGCGTGAAGGCGACGCCGTTCACGTACGCGGCGCACGCGCTGGCCGCTATGGCGGCCGTGCTGGTGCTGGTGTGGTGCGTCCACTTCCGCGGCGGCCTCGCGCTCGAGGCGCAGAACAAGAACCTCATCTTCAACGTAAGCGCCGGACTCCGTTCCCCCCTTTCCTTTGGCAAGTAGCAACCGTAGCGTATGTTCCCTTCTTAGCGGTAGCGcgtcacacacacacactgttCCTAGAATCTGGGATTTTACATGGAAATCGTCAGCTTTGAGAGCTTCGAGCGTTTGATTTCTTGGGAACTGTATGACAGATTTGATCTGGCGGTAGAAGAAAGTAGGTACTCTTTGTCTTTGGGCCCAATTCATGAACATAGTAGATGGCTAGATGCTACAACAAGAAAGCAATCACAAAATGCCATTGAGTATTAGACGCTCTCTTGGCGTTGACCCAATGACCCGCCCCGCACCTCATGTTCGTACACATAGGAATTGAGACGGAAATGGCGCAGAGACTTTGAGAGCATAAGAAAAGCAACACCACATGGGGACTCGTCTAAACTTTGAACAAAGCTACGATTCCCCGTTTGTTCTACCGTGCTTCGGAACATGGCTTGCAGTTTGGGGATGCTACGGTGCAAATAATGCAGAATGTTACGTTCACCCTTGAATGGATCCAAGAGAATGCTCATTGGAATTGAAGACTTCTATGGATAAATTTTTAGATAACGGAACAAAGGTCCCAGCCTCTACGACCCAAAGAAAGTATGCAGCTTGAACAAACATATGTTATCACGGTTAAGACTTTCTTCTCTGTCTCCTTGTATGTCTGACTCTGCCTTGGATCACTAATGTGCAGCGTTTTGCATTAAGCTTTTTTTTACTGCTACATGGATTCACTTACAAATGTAGCTTAACTTCGCTTGGATTATGTCATGTCTTGCACAAGAACCTCGATTAAGTGTCTGTCTCTGCCCTGGATCACTACTGTGCAGTGTTACCAAGCTTAAAAACTTGCACCTTTTTTCTACCGCTGCATCGATTGATGACCAATGTAGGCTGTAGCTTATCCTATGTCGTTACTTGTCAGTTGCTGTAATTTTGTGGTTTTCTTGTGTGTCTATTGCAGGTTCACCCTGTTCTTATGCTGATTGGCTACATTATCCTCGGCAGTGAAGGTAACAGCAATACACAATCATACTCACTTTTAGTTCCATCTCTGGCATATCAGCATTCAGCATTAACGTTGGTTTCTCCCGATGGCAGCCATTATGATCTACAAGGTGTTTCCAAAACTGAACCACGACACAGCCAAGCTGACGCATCTCATCGTCCACGCCATTGCGACTGTACTCGGCGCCTTCGGCATCTACTGCGCGTTCAAGTACCACAACGACAGCGGCATCGCCAACCTCTACAGCCTGCACTCCTGGCTCGGGATCGGCACCATCTCTCTGTACGCCATTCAGGTGACGCACTAGGCGCCGGCGTCGCTCGTATTTCAGCTCGCCCTTGTTCTTGCAGGTGGATTAGCTGATTGTCTGTCGATGATGTTGCTCGCAGTGGGTGTTTGGGTTCGtgaccttcttcttccccggcgcggcGCCGAGCGTGAGGCGCAGCGCGCTGCCATGGCACGCGCTGCTCGGGCTCTTCGTCTACGTCCTGGCGCTGGCGACCGCGGAGCTCGGGTTCCTGGAGAAGCTCACCTTCCTGGAGAGCGGGGGGCTCGACAAGTACGGCGCCGAGGCGTTCCTGGTCAACTTCACGGCGCTCGTCGTCGTGCTGTTCGGCGCCTCCGTTGTCGTCGCCGCAGTCAAGCCGGCGCACGTCGAGGAACCGCGGGGCTACGCCCCAATTC
This region includes:
- the LOC136497077 gene encoding probable ascorbate-specific transmembrane electron transporter 2 gives rise to the protein MGLGVKATPFTYAAHALAAMAAVLVLVWCVHFRGGLALEAQNKNLIFNVHPVLMLIGYIILGSEAIMIYKVFPKLNHDTAKLTHLIVHAIATVLGAFGIYCAFKYHNDSGIANLYSLHSWLGIGTISLYAIQWVFGFVTFFFPGAAPSVRRSALPWHALLGLFVYVLALATAELGFLEKLTFLESGGLDKYGAEAFLVNFTALVVVLFGASVVVAAVKPAHVEEPRGYAPIPVS